A region of the Halorussus salilacus genome:
CCAGCTCCCGAGCGACTGCGACAGACCGACCGCGCCGGGCCGGAGCGCGCCGTGGACCACCCCGCGGGCGTGGGCGTGACACACCGCGGTGGTGACGCAGTGGGCGTACCAGAGCGCGCGCTCGAACCCGACCGACCCGCCGGACCCGAGGACCCCTCGGAGGGTCCCGCCGTCCATGAACTCGGTGGCGACCCACGGCCGCGGGGACGACCCGCGCGCGAGGACCGGCGCGACGTGGTCGTGGTCGTCGACGCCCGCCCACGCCCGGAACGCTCGCTCGACGCTCGCGGGGTCGACTTCGGCGTCCGAGCGCAACGTCCGGAGCGCGACGACGACCTGCTGGCCGCCGTCGCCCGGCGCGCGGGCCTTCACCGCGGTCGTGAGCGGCCCCTCGCCGAGGTCGGCGAGGCGCTCGAACGCCCGGCGGTCGGCGTCGGTCCCGGGGTGGGGCGGAATTCGGTCGGGCGGGCCGTCTGCCTCGGGGTCCTCGCGAGCGGCTCGGGCGGCGGGGTCGGTCTCGTCGGTCGAGGAGTCCTCGGACTCGCTTCGGACCCGGACGCCCGCGTCCCCGCCGTTTCCGGGGTCGTCGGTCACGTCGACGACGCCCGCGCCCTCCGGCAGGAGGTCGGCGAACTCGGGCGTGGCCTCGACCGTCTCCGGGAAGCCAGTCTCGTCGAGTCGGACGAGCAGCCGCCGGAACGTCTCGGCGGCGTAGCGGGCGGCCAGTCCGTCGCCGTCCCGGGCGAGGGCGGCGAGCCGCGAGAGCGCGGGTTCGACCGCGCGGGGGTACTCGGCCCCCACCGACGCGAGCGCGAGGACGCTGTTCTCCCGGACCAGCGGGTCGTCGTCGGTCAGCCCCCCGGTGAGTTCGGCCCCGGCGGCCCGGGCACGCCCCGGGCGTTCGTCGGCGACCGTCGCCAGCGCCCAGGACGCCCCGCGCCGGACCCACGGGTCCTCGTCGTCGAGCAGGGCGACGAGTCGGGATTCGACGGGGAAGCGGCGCGAGCGGTCGGCGTCGGCGGCGAGTTCCGCGAGCGCCCACGCCGCCTCCGCGCGCTCGTCGGCGTCGTCGCTGTCGAGCAGGGCCGCGAGCGCCGCCACGTCTCCGTCGGTGTCGCCCCAGCGCTCGCGGGCGGTCTCTCGGAGGCGTCGGATTCGGTCGGCCTCGTCGGCCCCTGTCATCGTTCGACGGACAGGTGACGCGCGCGTGGTAAAAGTGTTCCTTCGAGCGGTCGCGGGACGGGTGATGTCAGGTGGCACGAGGAAAGGCGGCGTGAGGCGAGGAGACGCGAGGTAAGGCGACGTGAGGCGGGGAAACGCGGCCTAAAGCGACGTGAGGCCGTGAGACGCGGGATAAGGCGACGTGAGGCGGTCCGTTTCGGCTTCCCGACGGGTCGCAAAAATTAACACCCGGCGGTGCGTGGGGTCGGTCGAACGTCGATGGGTCTCGGACCGAGCCAGTGGAAGTGCAAGGACTGCGGGCGCAAGCACCGCACCGACCGCAAGCAGTGCGTCGGGTGTGGCTACAGCGTGCTGACGCCCGTGGACAACGAGCGGCGGCTGAGCCGGGCGGTGTCGGTGGGGCTCGCGCTCCTGCCCGCCGTCCTCGCGGTCCTCACGATGGGTGTGCTGGCGTGGATGCTGTTCTTCTGACCGCGAGGACGCAACCGGCGAGCATCAGGACCGTCCCGTAGAGCGGCGGGGTCGCCAGCGTCAGCGCGGGGTCGAGCAGCGCGAGCGTCGCGTCGGGAATCGGGGTCGCGGTCACGAGCGCCCCGGCCGTCGTCGCGGTGAACGCGAAGTTGGCGACGAACGCGCCCGCGGCGAACAGCTTCCGGGGGGTGCCCGGCTCCAGCAGGTAGAGGAGCGGGATCAGGGGGAAAAAGAGGAACGCGAAGTAGACCAGAAGCGAGGGAAAGCCCACGACCATCGCGGCCAGCGTGGCGAAGACCCCGACCAGCCGCTGGGTCGGCGTCTCGACCCGGCGGTAGCAGTACGCGACCACGGGCGCGAGCAGGGCGAACGCGAGGAGTCCGTAGGCCGACTCCGGCAACGACGGGAACAGCACCGAGATGGGACGGCGCAGGGTCACGAGCTGGGCGCTGGCGTCGAGGCCGCCGACGAACTCCTCGCCCGAGAGCCGCGGGAGCAGGGCAGTCCGGACGTAGGTCAGGTGGGTCTCGACGCCGAAAGCGGCCGCGCCGACCGCGAACGCGCCGACCCCGGTCGCGGTCGCGGCCGCGACCGCGCGCCACGACCTCCGGCGGAGCAGCCACAGACCGACCGCGGCGGGGAACAGCTTGACGACCGCCGGGACCGCGAACGCGACCCCCGCCTTCGTCGGCTCGCCGGTCTCCTCCAGCCACCAGAAGCCCGCGACCAGCGCGAGCGCGAGCGGGAAGTTCGTCTCGCCGTACAGTATCGAGGGCACCGAGTGCAACGACAGCGCGACGTAGCCGATCACGAGCGCGCGGTCGACTCCGGGGAGGGACGAGCCGCGGTGGCGCTCGACGAACCGGACGAGGAGGACTCCCACGCCGAGCGCGCACGCGACGTTGAGCAGGGTGTGGACCGCGAACGCCGCCCGCCATCCCCCCAGCAGGGCGTAGGGGTAGAACGCCGGGAGCGTGACCGGCGGGTAGACGTAGCTGTAGGGGTGGCCCTCGGGCGAGGCGGCGTAGAAGTCCCCGCCCGCGAGCGCGGTCTCGGCCGCGACGTAGTACACCTTCAGGTCGACGCCGACGAGCTGGGGGTGGCGCGCGAACGTGGTCCAGACGCCCGCGAGACCGAGCAGAATGCCCGCGAGGAGGACGACGCGGGCGGGGCGCGGGGGCGGAGACGAGGCCGGGGACGCG
Encoded here:
- a CDS encoding protein kinase domain-containing protein; this encodes MTGADEADRIRRLRETARERWGDTDGDVAALAALLDSDDADERAEAAWALAELAADADRSRRFPVESRLVALLDDEDPWVRRGASWALATVADERPGRARAAGAELTGGLTDDDPLVRENSVLALASVGAEYPRAVEPALSRLAALARDGDGLAARYAAETFRRLLVRLDETGFPETVEATPEFADLLPEGAGVVDVTDDPGNGGDAGVRVRSESEDSSTDETDPAARAAREDPEADGPPDRIPPHPGTDADRRAFERLADLGEGPLTTAVKARAPGDGGQQVVVALRTLRSDAEVDPASVERAFRAWAGVDDHDHVAPVLARGSSPRPWVATEFMDGGTLRGVLGSGGSVGFERALWYAHCVTTAVCHAHARGVVHGALRPGAVGLSQSLGSWSVPKVGDWGLGGPLSAVRSPPVPPGFAAPEHLAPEEFGRPDPATDVYQLGALSYALFAGRPPFVGDAREVGRKVRREDPEPAAALAPDVPEEVGDLLGRALTKEKPARFETAEDFRRELEVVVREYGPDDW
- a CDS encoding glycosyltransferase family 87 protein is translated as MSESPSPPSPPSPGGASPASSPPPRPARVVLLAGILLGLAGVWTTFARHPQLVGVDLKVYYVAAETALAGGDFYAASPEGHPYSYVYPPVTLPAFYPYALLGGWRAAFAVHTLLNVACALGVGVLLVRFVERHRGSSLPGVDRALVIGYVALSLHSVPSILYGETNFPLALALVAGFWWLEETGEPTKAGVAFAVPAVVKLFPAAVGLWLLRRRSWRAVAAATATGVGAFAVGAAAFGVETHLTYVRTALLPRLSGEEFVGGLDASAQLVTLRRPISVLFPSLPESAYGLLAFALLAPVVAYCYRRVETPTQRLVGVFATLAAMVVGFPSLLVYFAFLFFPLIPLLYLLEPGTPRKLFAAGAFVANFAFTATTAGALVTATPIPDATLALLDPALTLATPPLYGTVLMLAGCVLAVRRTASTPAHPS